One Longimicrobium sp. genomic window, GGCTCAAGCACCAGCGCTCGGTGATCCAGGAGGACAACGCCGCGATCCGCGGGATGATCTTTCAGGTCCGGCACCTCGTGAAGGTCGAGGAAACGGACGGGCAGGAGAACAATGGCTGACCTCAGCAACATGCGCCGGCCCGAAGGGTCGCACCGCGACACCAAGCGGCTGGGCCGCGGCACCGGGTCCGGCACCGGCAAGACGGCGGGCAAGGGGCACAAGGGCTCCAAGGCGCGCGCCGGCCACCACGGCCCCGGCGGCGGCAAGCCCGGGTACGAGGGCGGCCAGATGCCCATCCACCGCCAGCAGCCCAAGCGCGGGTTCACCAGCCTGAACCGCGTGGAGTACCAGGTGGTGAACCTGTACCAGCTGGAAACGCTCGAGGGCGAGGGGCCCATCACCCCCGAGACCCTGAAGGACCGCGGCCTGATCGGGCACGCCGGCCGCCCGGTGAAGGTGCTGGGAACGGGCGACCTGACCCGCAAGGTCGAGATCACGGCCCACAAGTTCAGCCAGTCGGCCCGCGACAAGATCGCGGCGCTGGGGGGAACCGTTCAGGAGATCGGCTGAAATGGCCAACCCCGTAGTTGCCCTGTGGCGCATTCCCGAGGTGAAGAGCAAGATCCTCTTCACCCTGATGTGCCTGCTCATCTACCGGATCGGGGCCCACATTACGGCGCCCTGGATCAACGTGCCTGCCCTGCGTGAGTACGCGGGGCAGCTACAGGGGACCGCCTTCGGCATCTACGACATGTTCGTGGGGGGCGGCCTGTCGCGTGCGACGGTGTTCGCCTTAGGGATCATGCCCTACATCTCGGCCAGCATCATGTTCCAGCTGCTGGCGGCGGTGGTGCCCTCCGTCGAGAAGATGCAGAAGGAGGGCGAGGACGGACGCAAGAAGCTCACGCAGTACACGCGGTACGCCACCGTGGTGCTCGCGATCTTCCAGGCGTACGGGTTCGCGATGTTCATCGAGACCCAGGTGCCGGCGGCCGTCACCAACCCGGGCTTTCCGTTCCGGCTGACGATGATCCTCACGCTCACCACGGGCGCGGTGTTCATCATGTGGCTGGGCGAGCAGATCACCGATCGGGGCATCGGCAACGGCATGAGCCTGCTGATCTTCTTCGGGATCGTGGAGTCGCTGCCGGCGGCGCTGTGGGAAACGGGCCGCCTGGTGGGGCTGGGGCAGGTGAACGTCTTCGCGATCTTCGTGCTGATCGCCATGATGCTGG contains:
- the rpmD gene encoding 50S ribosomal protein L30, whose amino-acid sequence is MAKLKITQTKSYSGAPEGQRRTLRALGLKHQRSVIQEDNAAIRGMIFQVRHLVKVEETDGQENNG
- the rplO gene encoding 50S ribosomal protein L15; this translates as MADLSNMRRPEGSHRDTKRLGRGTGSGTGKTAGKGHKGSKARAGHHGPGGGKPGYEGGQMPIHRQQPKRGFTSLNRVEYQVVNLYQLETLEGEGPITPETLKDRGLIGHAGRPVKVLGTGDLTRKVEITAHKFSQSARDKIAALGGTVQEIG
- the secY gene encoding preprotein translocase subunit SecY; translation: MANPVVALWRIPEVKSKILFTLMCLLIYRIGAHITAPWINVPALREYAGQLQGTAFGIYDMFVGGGLSRATVFALGIMPYISASIMFQLLAAVVPSVEKMQKEGEDGRKKLTQYTRYATVVLAIFQAYGFAMFIETQVPAAVTNPGFPFRLTMILTLTTGAVFIMWLGEQITDRGIGNGMSLLIFFGIVESLPAALWETGRLVGLGQVNVFAIFVLIAMMLATIAGTVAVTMAARKIPVQIPQKVMGRGRIRQGQKSFIPLRINMAGVMPIIFAQSIMIVPATLQQFTQAEWARTMSGWFALDTWPYYLAFTVLIVFFTYFYTAIIYNPVDIAENLKKQGAFVPGVKPGARTAEYIDSVMSRISLPGALFLAAIALIPSAVLSAFGVATLSRVLGGTGLLIVVGVALDTVQQMQQHLLLRRYDGFMKKGRVKFRGRAQRYI